DNA from Macadamia integrifolia cultivar HAES 741 chromosome 12, SCU_Mint_v3, whole genome shotgun sequence:
ATGAGTCCTTCAGGGAGGATCAAGGGGATTCCGACAAGACCATCACCTGATCAAGGTCGAGACGGGAGTGGAAGGGATGGGGAGTCGACAACGGGTGGATCACGCCTCCCAGAAGTGTGAgaccgaagaagaagaagaagaagaaaaggatcagaagaagagggagagcagAGAAGAAGTAGATCCGAGGatgagagggggagggagagggagagcgagagcgagagaagaaggagaaaagaggaagtggaggggggggggggggggggggggggagtagcCTGGCCTCCCAGACAGAGTCGCTGAAGGGTTCTCCTTTCTCAAGCGTTAGTCAGGGTTCCGTTGtttagaggggggggggagtagcCTGGCCTCCCAGACAGAGTCGCTGAAGGGTTCTCCTTTCTCAAGCGTTAGTCAGGGTTCCGTTGTTTagagaaaattgaaataaaatacaatttttgaTAGCGTCATCTTATTAATCTAACCTTGAGATGAAGACTCTTTATGGGCTAAGTTTCTCAAGGCTATCTACTTTCCTAATTGTGATTTTCTTCAAGCATAGAACAGCAACAACCCATCTTGGGCATGGAGGAGTATCCTGAAGGGTGTGGAGGAGTATCCTGAAGGTTGTGGAGAAGTTCTCAAAAGTGGCTTAGTTTGGAGAGTGGGAACTGAGGctaatatttttatatgagatatTGAGAATTTCCAACTCCCTCACAATAAACCATTGGGCTGCCCGCTTTCTTTAGTCTCAGATCTCATTGGCCATAACAATCACCGCTGGAATTTGGAACTCCTCAACACATGGTTTCATCCAACTAAGATTTCTGAGATCATTAAGATGCAGATCAGTCTTTTTCCACGAGTAGACAACTTGGTTTGGGGTGGATCTCGCAATGGCTGCTTTTTGGTTAAAACTGCATACCATCTCCTTGATAATCAACGAGCTTTTAAATCAAGGCAACAAGCTTCCTCCTCTCACATCCATGCTTGGGATTTGGTTCCGTAGAAAGTATGGAAACGCATCTGGTCTTGCAAAACCTtacccaaaatcaaatcattcttATGACGTCGTGTGCGCAAGGGCTTGCTTCTGGGGAGGGTCTTCTTTCTCGTCATGTTCCCGTTGATCCATCATGTCTGAGATGTGGAGCTGCAGTGGAAACTGTGAATCATTTGGCTTTGGAATGCCCCTTCGTGTGTGCTTTATGGTTTGGACGCTCCATTGCTTTTCTTGTTCCAGCATCTAGGCCTATGAAGCTTTATGAGTTCCTTTCAAGTTGGGATTCCCTTTTTTCACAGGATAAAAAGAAGGCTGCAGAAACTTTGGGCATATGTTCTTTCCTTTGCTGGTTTTTATGGATTGCAAGAAATGATCTCGTTTTTGGAAAGAGGACTTGGACTCCTAGTGAAGTGTTTCAATCGGCTCAGAGAGCTTTCTCTGAATTCTGGGCAGCTTCGTCTCCGCACGATCAGTCTTCTCATCAAGCTCCAGcagctctctctcctccatcttcatGGACtcgtcctccaataggctctgtTAAAATTAATGCATTGCTAACAGATTCTCAGGTTGGAGGTCTTAGTATTATTATTTAGGATTGTCGAAGAGCCCAACTACTTGCTTTATCAGAAAAGACTCAATGCTGCTCTAGTTCTATTGGAGAAGCTATGGCCATTAAAGCTGGGATGATTTAGGCCTCTATTTTAGGTTTCTCTCACATTCAAGTTGAATCTGTTAAACTTGTGCCCtaatccgatctaatttgaaactgttgtgataggcctcgaatcggagatcagaagtacgattgggttttggctcacggctacacattgtcgaaggggtaaggatgaccccacatgttcgtgcattgcattCCTATCTAACTGgaagggattcataccttccgatcccagacgataagtgacccgactccccacacttgatttctagCAAGCATCATAATTGCCGCAAGGCCTTGTGCATGCCTGAGGGAAGCCATCCGTGCAAGGCCAACCATAGGATAGCAAGCTGTCAAGATAGCAGGCTGTTTtggccaccggaaacaagccaccagaagtaGCCTAGGTCTGAATCTAgtgcctgttttcggtgggttgaTAGGCTGCTGTCAAGGTTTTGATGCCCATGGCTCCCcccactcacatcgtaaatggttctggatgatcccaaatcatccttcacattttcctcttgatgtgggcaccttatggacctaaatgtgcgggtTCTCATGCCCCGAATTTCAATTTGACACGATTgattcaaaagaggtccaaaccaaacaaacccttaaggccaacttaagttataagttgggaaatgaggattcatttcctcatttcccttgtgcccaacctaggagagaagagaaagaggagaggaaggaagaagaagagggaaaaggagaaggttggaggcttaccttggtgccggctgccgccttgCTACCGGAATCattgccagaggtaagtacaacctcccatgccactccctctcttcattttgacctagacaaagctaggtatggatagaatcttggtgtacacaccatgttaaggttgtaggatgggtgttctaccctccaggtgttgttgccgagctcgaaccaaacccgatgagctctggcaacatgtaatgccaaaagaccaactagggttttgatcattcgattgACGTATTTTCCAAATGGCTCGGtgaaattagaattttcttggcttagaatgatactAGGAACATCCTCTACAAACTTcacggaacaaatcccgacaatctggcccgagccgaaaagccctAATTGTTGGACTGGCTTGTACtaccaccgaaaatagcccactggatccactgggtctgtttcccgtggcatatttctggtggacatgaagcctaatgtgctctctgtcacctccaccggaaacaggtttgatatttttggtggaaatgtcctgtttttggtggttgtttttggtgacattactgccattgggagacagtgtctgtacattttgggggtgacttgtgtaattccctcctgatgttcccaacatgtactgatgtacgattcactttgtgtctaggatagtgacgcgCACCTACCCCGaagtcagaattgatttgattgatcggtggtcttacttgaaccctaaaccaaacaaagatcaacaaggtgagggactgactgtgtttatttctaaatttttattatcattaaattgctcacatgtttagaattgtctgtttaattgtaattattcaaatacgattatGCTATGCTagattgtcattttacgattttgatatgagttgtatggaaatgtatgacagGATCCAGTGTAgtcgaggtggtactggtaccgtgattgccgtgtgtttggatgtgtgtgtgtgtgagatagaatctgacgtggtcgaggtggtaccagtgtcgTTAttaccatatgtatgttgcattcatgcattgattatgtgcattagagttagttatagtcgtgggttacactttatggctaaggtctcactggtatcatatacctcgggactgcatttggaaatggatacgcttcatagccgaggtcttgtcggtgttgcgtagtctatactcaactgtgatatgtatactagattaggtaaacggtctcgggttacactttgtgggcaaggtctctctggtatcatgtacctgggactgtatttgaagatggattacactttgtggccgaggtctctctggtattgtgtaatccatactaactgtatcattatgaaggcatgtagtatatatgtgattaggtatcactccctatattatgcacccttgccaacaggggttgagatgttgataacccattgtggtatatttGATGTGTCTTTTCAAAGTGTCACTCCCAcgatacgatgtgattgttgtcggaggcaggaacctgtctgacatggccgatgtgttaccagtgccgtgactgccaggagggggttatcaagggtttgctgggtgacccatagacGCATAGGGGGACCGACAGacttctaatcacggctaggatttgtatcgctgcatagtcgatgtcgtttTCGAGATGAGGGATTCAACCTAATGCTCCATAGTaacatttaccagacttagtttgtattgttaggtagataataaacaaatgaactacatcacgagcatcatgaactatgtgtttaatttctgcaatcatgcatcataaattattactattattatcttgcttggatttgcttgccccacccctcactgagcgagttgaaaaactcaccccacgtatgcacccctttttagatgatgatgcaggtactatgATGCCAATGGCTGGTGACCCAGCATCTTCTaggtcggagtatggtgtgagtgactggtggatgccagaagaggaggagcacgatcaagaCTGTGCTTGCAATCACTATGCTTACGCCAcatcgtgagattgtacatcatattttgatacttttggatatagttgtggattgtatattttctttagATTATATTATGTGTCATGgaagaatgtaacagaataactcggttattgctattatattaccattagatgtttttccattttatctataattccgctactatactctgattccgctgtttatgttggtttgtattgtaagattttgaaaatgttaaggtattgttatcagagatcctagtaggttgtaagacaggtacgtgtcttattCACATCGCCAGTATTCTTgatggtaaattgggtctactgagagtggggtgtgatagaaTCAGACAGTAAGGAGATCATTCTTCAACCATCAACCTCTCCCCCTCCAACTCAATTGGCTCCAATTATTGAAGATATTGTTCAGATTTCAAATGCTTTTAATGATTGTTGTTTCAATCATATTCCAAGGGATGTAAACACTGTTGTGCATTCCCTTACTCAGGAGGCCCTGCCATTGACTTGTAAGACAGTGTGGCCAGTTTCCACTCCTTGGCTTCATGACCTCTGTGTAAATGATGCCTTGTGTTCCTCTTGTCATCAATAACTtccttttttaccaaaaaaaaattatgcatgaCTATGGTTATCTGCTTACTCTGAGATGGAGCTCTTTTGGTTAGTGACTAGCTTAGaaattctaattttattaggaGCCTCTATCGTAACATACTGGATGTCAAGGAGGGCAGAAGTGGCAACTGTCTTTGACAAAAGGAGCAACCCAATacatgaggctcccgctatgcagggtctgggaggagAAAAATGTATGCAGCCTGACGCCCCTGCTTTGCAAGAGAGGTTGTTTTCAAGTTTATaacttgtgaccaacatgttgcaatagtgcaacttaatcATTGCACCACATGGCTCACCCACTGTCTTATATATctattaaatttgaaattttggattGTTGTTTGCGACCTGACTTTTTGTTCAAAATCCTCCATGAACCAGATCTCTGCACATTTATTGAATGACAATATCTTAAACGTTGCTTGAACCATTATTGTTTGTGACATGTCTATATAATGAAAGTTCTCCATATTAGAAAAAGGTGTTCTTGCATCATAATGGTAGAATATAGAATACATTATTATTTGCTTTTCCACACCTACCTCGATGAATCTGACGGTTTGGGGATTTGTGTTGGGGCTTATTGATCTAGGGATTTTAATGGGACACTTTAACCTATTCCATTCATTTGTTGTTCTTTGAAATCCTAGTACTTGTAAGAATCCCTCTCGCactcaatcattttttttttttattaccgaTACTGAAGGACATCTCAAGAATAAATTTCCAAAGGATATAGTTATATCGTCAACATTCTCTTCAACAAATCTCCATTTTACTAATTGTGGTGGCTCTGCATGGAAAGGAAACCACTAATGAAGAGTTTTTGGTTCAAGATATCTTTGAAGACGGCCTACCACCCAAAATAGAGCTCCCTTAGTAAAGTAGGCCAGCTTCAAGGAAAATGGCAATACCTAGAaaggtaaatgattgaattttatattttaaaaatggaaaatgttaTTGTGTGCCACATTTGGCCAATGGTTGTGTGTGTTCTAGAAATGACCAGACaagcataattatttaaaagaaaatattgttaataaaagtttttgaaaaaaattataacattACTCTTTCAAttgagttttcctaaggccattCATCGTGGCCCATCACGACCCGAAACAATAAGGGGGAGAGaggtggggagagagagggggtcCCATCTGGACCGTCCCATCTTTCAGTTACCactgaaggaaaactttgtacTTATTCTTTTTTGACGGTAGTTATGAACCAAATATGGGTATTGTAGAATGAGCTTTTCTATTATTGTTTAACTCTAGTTTTGTGATGGCCTATATGAATCATGGTTTTGTAGGGAGTCCTCAAGAATCACAAGGATTGTATTAGGGCTAGTAGGGAATAAAAGAACAAGGGTGGGTATGCATAGTGGAGTGGATCACTTGTCAAGAGTTGGTAGATTAGTTGTGCATGGATCAAGCAAAAGATGGCCATGGGAATTTTTTAGTATGATTTATGATTTTTCTAAATTGATGGAATCTTGTAATTTTGTATGTATaaggaaaatggaaagaaaagtaaaattataGCCCATATGTGGGCTGTGAGGGCCTATGGTAGCTAAGCTCTTCGCTATTGTAAGGGagaattttatcaatttttttattaatatttattcTAATTTTCATTAAAGAAATTTACTCTTTTGCCTTTTTAGTATAACACTCTTATTCTTTCAATGAGAATGTGTGTAAGTGGTCTGGGCGTGGATAGGGGAGAAAACATAATAAGTTCTTTTAGAAAAGGCCAAACAtgcataattaatttaaaagaaggaaaaaagaactaTGTCCGCGAAAGTGGCCAATGTGGCAATGTCAGTGCTTctatatgtctatctctctcttcttcttgagAAAATATATCCTTGCCTCTTGTCCGGGAGCAGGAGTATTGGCATAGGTTGCACTCACAGATAGAGAACAACTTCCTTTAAAAGAAAGCTTATTATATAATCAAAGTCGtagaattaagaaaagaaattttgttaTAATAAAGctggtaaaaaaataataacatgtTGGGCATGTGGTGTTAGAATAGTGACAATAGGTATGATTGAAGAGTTGCTGGCAACAACCTATGAGTGGCCATTGTTGGTAGTGGAATTTTCATCCATCCTTGTGTGTATGGCTGATGTGGTAGCAAAAGTTTGATATGGCAACATGTTTGGATAGCATGTATGTTCAggtgaagagaaagaaaagatcaAGCTGAAGTTGCCTAGATAGAGTAAGCAAAATAATTTCAAAACCTAGTTTGTTggagtcttttttattttttatttatcacgAGTGTTGACATGTTGCCTAGGGAATTAATCCAAATGCCGGCCTGAATAAATTTTACGTCACTTCCTCTATAGATAGAGAGGAAATGATCAAGCTGAGGTGACCTCCATAGAGTaggaaaaataatttcaaaatctattttgtgagattttttttttctttttcatctatCACAAGTGTCGACATGTTACCTAAGAAAACTGATCCAAATGTCGGCTTGACATATCACATTAGAGAGCCAatccccccctccaaaaaaaaaaaaaaaaaaacattagaacagtcatcaaaattaatattaaaaaaatttagcaAGTCTTAATGGATTTGAACCGCCATCACTTGGGAAATCCCCAAGTGTTCTACCTAATTGAGATAAAGACTTACAAACAAGATAGCAAATGAGAGTAGTTTAATTGAATAAGAAAGTTCATCAAAACTGATGGATTTGAATCACCATCTCTTGGGGAATCCCCAAGTGCTCTACCTATTTGAGCTAAACATATAAGAAAGTAAATGAGAGTAGTTTTGATTGAATAAGAACAATGATCAaaactaatattaaaaaattcaaCTAGTTTTGATGGAATTGAACTACCATCTCTTGGGGATTCCTACTCTACCCATTTAAGCTAAAGGCTCA
Protein-coding regions in this window:
- the LOC122094763 gene encoding uncharacterized protein LOC122094763 — protein: MTSCAQGLASGEGLLSRHVPVDPSCLRCGAAVETVNHLALECPFVCALWFGRSIAFLVPASRPMKLYEFLSSWDSLFSQDKKKAAETLGICSFLCWFLWIARNDLVFGKRTWTPSEVFQSAQRAFSEFWAASSPHDQSSHQAPAALSPPSSWTRPPIGSVKINALLTDSQVGGLSIII